TgtgaataaaaaacaataattaatttataggtTGCTAGctccattatttatttttagttattgaGTCTACTTAAAAATAGTGTTTTTTTCTAAACCTAGACTTAAATGAATTAGGGTCTGTAATTTTTACAGATTTTCATTAAAACAAACccattaatttattgaaaattatgtatattgCATTTGTTTTTCTCTATGGAAGCTATTATCAAATCTCCGTAATAAAAATGATGTATGTGGGTTTTTTTTAGACAGAAatgtttatgatattttatattagattaaatagattatgaataatttattgaattgaaccgtttttttaatgaattttcaTGTTATATTgctaattttatgatttaataaaatgtattttattttgtagataaaagaaaaggaaaaggagaGGGAAGTGGTAGTTCAATGGCAACACCCAATTGGCCTTAATGATCAAATGATGCATCCACCTCCTAATTACAACgacattattattaatcatacaAGGTTAGTATTATTTTACAagattgttaattaatttaaaatttatgatttttcacTTGACTAATTAAACGAGTTTTAATATAATGcagtaatattattaatgataataCTAAAGAAAGTGAGACAGAAGCTCCTCAATGTAATAACAACTCAGGAATTCCACTTTGGATGATCACTCATATTGATCATCATGCTTATAATACcactaattaattgaaattatttataaaataattaagatctTTCTTATTAatccatatatatttatacatatatagatatagaGAGATCAGGCATATATGTcttgtatgtatgtatatttggtcatgtctataatttttattatgttaaacTTAATCTGGATCATGTAATGGAAcactatatatattacattcatgcaaatatttcatatatttttaatattgctATATAATAACAACTGcatgttaatatgtttttttttttttaatttctatatattaattggttttatATAGTATCCATTTATAAGTCATGATTATAAATGTGACAGTTTGTTTCGCTTGTTATTAGATGGGTTCGAGAAAATAAATCATTTGTTTAAGGTGTGGTGTGAGTGTGATGACAATATTTGGTCGAAAATATATGAtctaaattagttaaaattttgagttgtatttttaaaattttacaattttaatgaAAGTTGTCcgtttgatttaattaaaattttaaattagttagacttttgtgattttaaaactagagtttataattatttcgattttacaaatttataagaatttacacaaggaaataatatatatatatatatatatatatatatatatatatatatatatatatatatatatatatatatatatatatatatatatttacaaacttaaaaaacaataatcacTTATTCATATAAATGAAGTCTTATTTTTTgtgctatttatttattattattattattattttaaattattatactttGGAAGTTAAAATGACTTTTATCGAACTCGTAATATTTAGTCTCTTAAGAACCATTTTTGTCACTTGTGTTATCTTAATGTgttatttttatacttaattatatatataattaataataataatatacaaatattattattttaaaatacatttacaaTTTGTATagtaaaattttcaatttgataAATTGATAGATGACAACCAAATTTAggtaaaacaaattattttgaatacctagatttaaactaattttgagcataataaaaagaaaattataatttttaatatattttaaactaaaaagaGTTGAATCTCATTTGTGtaccaaattcaaataaaatcaattctatttttgaacatttaaaaaaataatttagattataacaaaataacaCTTTTTCAAACTGATATCTATATCAAATTGGATTTTTCCTTGTAACCACTATTTTCTCCAAAACAAAGAATTTAAACATACCTAGCTCATCCACTATCTTCCAAATATCAATAATCTATAAATCCATAAAGCATGGAAAAATCCAATTAAGTTGAATCAATTGGAATCATTCCATAACCAGAAAAACTAAATAACACAACCTTTCTTTACATATTGTTGGATCTAAAAACAAATGATTGAAGATGTAACCTCGCCCTTTCTGCAGCCGCAATAGACTCTTTGTCTCGTTTTTCTTTCACAACAGCGACCGCAGTAACATAAGTTTTGTGTGCCAACTCCATTTCTCGTGTTTCCACATCGTCAAAATCCTTTCAAATCAAAACCAACATATGAAAAATCTACATTACTATGTTTGTCAAAACTCAAAATGATGTAACATAGAATCACTTTTTGGATCTGGatctaaaagaaaaatattcaaaagaatTATGAATCTATGTCTAATTAAGTTTGTTTTCAAACTATAGACAAAAGAATGGTTCTAAATAAACTGATTAATGGTTTCTCTTCTAGATTAGAATCTTGTCCAAGAAAGTGTTTTCACATGGGCCATATAATTTAGATCATGAACATAATTGTATGGCAAATGAAATACACCTATAATTTAGATCATGATCTGAAATAATAGTATGTAAAAAAATTACTAGATTTAAATGGGCTTAGAAGAGATACAAAGCGAAATAGTTAGTTACCTGATAAGGATCAGCCGGATTATAGGGAGAAACATCAAAGTCATAGGGATTTATGATCGAAGGGAGATTATTGGAGAAGTTGTTTTCAAGGAATAACATAAAAGATGACATTTGTTCTTCAAGGGAGTGTAGATCTTCCTGAAGCTTCACAACTTTTTGACTTGAGGTTTTTGCTTCCCACTGTAATCTCTCAGCTGCAGCCTGCTTATCTGCCAACTTAAGCTAAACAAACCAAATAGTTAATAATGTAGAAATCAatcactttttcatttttctcttcATTCCAAATTTCCAACCTTTGTATCAACAAGTTGTTGCTTAGCAGATCGAATAATGGAATCTTTCTCAATGTCGTGCTTTCTCATCTCATCAAGTTTTGATTGAAGAGAATTCATCTCCATCTTAGCATCCTCCTCTGATTTCAGGACCAACTCATCCTTCTCCAACAACTTTTCTTGCAATTCCTTCAATTCTTGCCTCAGGGCTATTAACTCCTCTTTCTCCTTCTCCTCATCTAATGCCTTTTTACTTGGAAAAGATTTACTTATCTGAAACAATCACAAGGAACTCAAAATCATAATAAACATGTATtcctatttggaaacacttttgttACTTTCTGAATATCGATTTGGATCCAGATCTGGATCTAACAGAGTAACCTTCAATGAATTTATGAGTCTAGGCATGACTAAGTTCAAATACATAATGTGATCCCATCTGAATGAGAATGTTCCAGAAacagtgtttccaaatgaagcTAAACAACAAACCCTATTTGGTAACACTTGTTTCAGAATCTCAATCCAAATTTGAGAGAGAACAGACAATTAATTTATCTACACACAGTTACCAAATGTGATCATCTTTAAGAAATTGTGACTTGTTTAAGTACAAACAATTAGTCATATAAAGGACTTGTTGATCCAGAGTAAGTTATCTTTctctatttcttcttccaacACAGATAATCCATCAAACATTCGGAAGAAGAAGCATTTAACAATGGgaaattttcatgttttcagGGTCTTATGCAAAACAAAATCTTGGTTTAACTGTATTCATCATCTTGTGAAATATCAAGAACAGAGTCATGATAaccaaaatgaatttaaaattgcaTCTTCAAATCTTGTACAAAAACATAACTTCTGATGCATTAAcaattcaaaaataaacaaaagcaAGAAATTAGGGTACCAGAAAATGGAAAGAAGAGCATACAAACAAAAAccctagaaaaaaaaaacccttACCCTCTTAGAACGTGACTCAATTGAAGGCATCTTAGTATATACAACAGATCCACGACGCGTAAACGATGAATTCGCTTTCTGATTCTGCATAAACAATCGAATCAGTTCAAAGTTAAATGTTGTCCAATTTTATCAGTTCCAAGAACAAAGAGAAAACCCAAATTGAAAACATCCCTAAAATTTGAATCCGAAGACTTACAATTAGAGATTGAACCATAGGAACCATCCCGACTAGGTCATTGTATAGAGCATGATCAACATTGGAGAGCGAAGACAGATTCCGATGAAGATCCGCCAACTGCGAATTGTCTCCGCCGGCAAGACAGGACTCCGGTAAATCGGCTAACTCCGACATTTCTACTGGCCGTCGCCGGCGAACAGAATCAGTAACCGGTGATTTTGCTTTAGCTTATCTAATCGCCGTTCGGCTATAACTTAAAGAGAAAGGGGggaaatttgttttcaaattttcaattggGGGGTTAAAATTGTCATATATGGTATAAAACTAACGTAATTTAAAAAGGTAActtaattaattctaataaattaattctaaaaacGTATTCGtttatcaattcaaatttattactaaatattaaataaacgtatttttatttaaactaggagttaaataagtataaacaatataaaaaaacaactttaattaaaaaatatattctcataatcttactcttcttctttcttgttatcaaaaattgatatataatttaaaattataaaattaataagtataaAAATTATCTATCTAATTTTCAATCATCCTCACAATTTTAATTAAggaatcaaatatataatagtttttaaaagtAAACTATATCAATTGTTAAAagtaatcatatatataatagtttttaaaaaaaggactaatttaatatttgttttaaaatatgtttttatatcagatttaaaatatttaaaaaattataaaaaaagaaattataacttattataaaaatataaatataaattaataagttatattaatttttaattcacttATTGTCCATAACTCTATATCAATTGTTAATGGCCTCTAACTAAACATTAtctaacttaaaaataatagaaaattttaggttttagtaatgatatttttaattaataaatataaataaaagaactAAAACCCAATTGTAATTTGGGTCTAAAACTTAAGTCCATTTTATTAATTGGGTTccattatttttaacaaattaacaaaattttaataatttaatattttcttacaaacactcttattttacattaatacaatatttttcaattaatttagcactttgaaaaaataaaatagtaattcatttttttccatttttcttaTTACTCGtagacatttaaaaaatataaaatcaaaaatctTGAGTATTTTATatcttgaaaatatatttaattaaaatatagtcTAAATGATTAGATTATacataaatctatttttttaatttttaaaactaattttgacaaattaaaatttctaaatttaaataaacttataaatcatgtcaaaatattattttatttataaaatatgacaaattatttttaaaagtgaaaTAAAGAAAGTTATTCTaacctaatatttttattttcttaattaaattaacacattcgtaattaattttattttcttacatatttgacaattttgagatcataaaaaaaataataaaaaaaaattaatttaaaaataataaataaaaatttaatttaaaattaataaataaataaggtataaattgttaaaatcttTTATAATATTCCACAATTTTGTAAGTgactcaaataaattaaaatttgaaaacattactttatttaaaaatatatatataagtttaaaacatctttagataatatttaatttagactaatttttttaataatttttgaccTTATGCTACACAATCTTCCATTTAATGAAAAAGACCCTAGTTACTACTATATTAAAGAACATTCATTTTAActaaatgcaaaaaaaaaatgtgcaATGTGTAATTCAATTCgagaaaaaaacacaattatataCATCAATAGAAGCAATATACCAACAAACAAAACTATAGTCgctaaaacttttatatttctaaTTCCAAGTTTTTATTAAGGGAGATAAAATGACTGGTTTGAACCGTCACTATAAGTCCACTGCAACTGACTCCAGTAAGCTTCTTCATCAACGGTTCCAGTTAAATCAACCGTCGTCGGATCCATAGCCGTAATCTCCGGCGTAATATTCACCGTCGATTCCCTCATATCCGACGGCCACAACCAATCATCTTTTCTGTTTCCAATATCACTCTCTTCGTTCAAATTCCAACCGCCGGAAAACACGTCCGGAAACATAAACTCCGTCGCCGATGATAAATCACAAGATCTCGATTCACCTGATCAACATTTCcattatgatttataataaattagaataagtaattaaaaatatacatactTGAGAAAGCGGTTTCAGCGGCGATTTGATGAACGctacttgaagaagaagaagaagctctgTTGAGATCTGCAGCAGAGGAGAGATCGGAGATCTGTTTGGACGCAGAGGAAGAACGTTTAGATTTGCGGCAACCGCCGCCGACGGGAACATTACGGAGAATACCGCCGTTAGTCCAGTAACGGCGACAGTTTTTACAGAAATGACGAGGTTGAGTTAAGTTGTAATTGTTATAGTAACAGAACTTAGTGTTGGTGGAATCGCAACGAGGACAGTTGATAACCTGATTTCGATGATCGTTTTGGTGGTGGTGCGGCCGTATTCTCCGGCCGTGAGCGCCGTCTCCGTCGCCGGAGATGAAATCTTGCATCGGAATATGGCCGGAGATTGATGATGAGTGTGAAAGGAATCGAAAATGGTGGCGTGTGAAGCGGTTATTTTATTGAAAGTCGTAATTTATAGAAGAGGGAGAGAAACAATTATTGTTATGACAGATCATTCTCTCTCTAGGCGAGAAGAGTGTGCTTATCTCAAATTTAAGGCCTGTTTGGATTTCCAAacagaatattatttatttttgttaatataatttagtttcttaatatttaatgtataatGAAAAATAGTGAATGTTGTTTAGACATTACACAGACAACATGAgaggaaattaaaataaagaaagaaagaagtaAATAATTTGTTCAAGGATGTAACCGATTATTATTTCAGGAGTAAATTTTTTAGAATAACGATTAATTTCCTAATGACCTTCTCTAACAATTCTTGTAAAACaggctaataataataaaatgtttctcaataaataagttatataaaacaagtcatattttttattgtttttaaaacataatcatTTCTAACTTAATCAAGTTAATTCAGCTTATAAAATGGAATAAATCACTATTATTAGTTAAGTTGTTAAATTTGTTGTAAAGCTGAtttgattttgagtttttaaaaaaaaaaatcttacaaaattgtttgattaaactttttaaaaaaattaatttattctagattaaatactaaaatattattaatttctgTATTTATCTagtatgaataaataatttaaataattgaataaaaaatatttaatatattttaacatataaaaaatataataaaatgaatgaagtgatgattaaattttaagtaaaattatattttttttaaacttaaaactcactcagatcaaacaagctctagtGAATAAATTATAGCGtgtaaattaaatcaaatatattatagtcTTTAGGGAATAAACtgaataatcataaataaaatataaattgaaatgattaaaatagtataaaatatattaatattagttattccattatattttatactaataattttaatagttagtaatttagataaaaaaaaaacgttattatttatatatatatatataattgtagatatttaataaataatataaaaaataaaaagaaatatctgaaaaaaaaaacaaacaggGCTACAAGTAGTCTCTCTCCTTAGTAAATGATAGTTGACGTGGTTGATGGAAGTTGACTGTTACTGTCGTGTcgtagggtttagggtttagatgATCGACACGTGGATAGATCAACGGTGGGGGATGATTCGTAGTTAGTAATTACTCAATACTTGTGGGCCACCCTAATCCGGAATTCCTGATATGGTTCAGAGGTTGCCACGTTGATTCTTTTCATTGGTTAACAGTCTGTCAGCAGATTTGATTTTGTTTCCTTgctttttcattctttttaaaatataaataattacaagattattaatatcattattgatttaattttattatttattgaaatttagtgtattaaataatattttaacttatttcaatagttaatattgaatttatttaaatttatccttttattttctctcaaatcttttaatttattattaaaatattattttatttatatataataataaaacaattattttaatttttttaatataaaaaaatagtattactcttatttatatatatatatacatgataatttgcttataaaaaatattatattattctattaCAAATAAATCATACTTATAAgactaataaaatcattatgTGTGTTTAAGATATCAGAGCttgtttaatattgttttattattatttaatattcaatattttgttaattttatttatcttattatttaatttatttattaaaatattttttattttttctctcaagtatttagagaataaaatacttataaaactttaaaagattagtttaaaaaaaaaatcaaataattttttttcacaaaactaatataaaatccAGCTATTATATATGATAACTAACTATGAATACAAAcaatatacatttaattttttattttatttttaaagaaaagaCATGTATTgaacaaattcaaatatatcGACAGCTACAATGgaaaataaatcaatcaaaactATACCTTTGTTGAACCAATTTGTATTAAAATCTTGAATTAtacatttgttaattaaatccATCGACTTCGTCCCCATCTAAAAACCGCTGGTTTGGTTTCAAATCGATTAATGCCCTGCATTTTCGGGTTGTTGTTTCGAAATTCACAATTGATTTACTCagattaagtttaattttttattttttgaaaatggttCGGTGTGAATACTCATCTTTTATCGGAAATAAACAAGAATAAGTTAAGAACGTTAAAACCGACAATTCTTGTGAAGAGCATGATGGTGTACTGTGTTTGAGACCACGACATGAATT
This is a stretch of genomic DNA from Impatiens glandulifera chromosome 4, dImpGla2.1, whole genome shotgun sequence. It encodes these proteins:
- the LOC124936816 gene encoding protein MICROTUBULE BINDING PROTEIN 2C-like; amino-acid sequence: MSELADLPESCLAGGDNSQLADLHRNLSSLSNVDHALYNDLVGMVPMVQSLINQKANSSFTRRGSVVYTKMPSIESRSKRISKSFPSKKALDEEKEKEELIALRQELKELQEKLLEKDELVLKSEEDAKMEMNSLQSKLDEMRKHDIEKDSIIRSAKQQLVDTKLKLADKQAAAERLQWEAKTSSQKVVKLQEDLHSLEEQMSSFMLFLENNFSNNLPSIINPYDFDVSPYNPADPYQDFDDVETREMELAHKTYVTAVAVVKEKRDKESIAAAERARLHLQSFVFRSNNM
- the LOC124936722 gene encoding dof zinc finger protein DOF5.4-like — its product is MQDFISGDGDGAHGRRIRPHHHQNDHRNQVINCPRCDSTNTKFCYYNNYNLTQPRHFCKNCRRYWTNGGILRNVPVGGGCRKSKRSSSASKQISDLSSAADLNRASSSSSSSVHQIAAETAFSSESRSCDLSSATEFMFPDVFSGGWNLNEESDIGNRKDDWLWPSDMRESTVNITPEITAMDPTTVDLTGTVDEEAYWSQLQWTYSDGSNQSFYLP